AGAAAAGACCTAGACCAGGGAGGAACATCAACAGGACTAATGCGGTGGAAGCAAGCACCCATGCATTGTCTCCTGTATCAATGGCTGTAGCTTCGCTCGCTGCAAAAGCGGTGAATGGGAAGCACAACGATAGCAGTGTCAGGAAACCAATTGCTGTTATTCTCACTTTTTTAGCTTTGTGCATACGTGCACCTCCTGTGTGATTAAAATGACTAGCGATAGCGATCCACTCCCAAAGTTATGTTATTTAATCTAACACAATAATTTCATTATTTAAACAAAAAAGAAAGGTATTTATCCCGCATGGAGAGAAATTGATAAAAATATATAATTTAGTGTTATATTAAATAACATATACTGAATAGTGGGAAGATCGAAAAATAATTAGTAATTATCTCGTTATTCGGGAAAACATGATTTGAATATCGTGAAAATGGGTCTATTATGTGTCATATAAGTTAACATTAATTAAGGGAGGAAAAACGATATGACACAGAAAACCGTAAAGCTTGGTAATCATCCGTTGGAGCCGCTTAATGTTGATGAGGTTGTTGCAGCCGTCCAGATTCTAAAGAGCCAGCAGCAATTGACTGATGCTGACCGCTTTGTTTCAGTAGCACTGAAGGAGCCTAGAAAAGAAGAGGTATTGAACTTTAATCCTACAAAGACGTTTGACCGGGAAGCATTCATTACCGTATTGAATAGAGAAGATAACGCAGTCTACGAAGCAATAGTTTCTATAAACCGTAATGTCGTAGTGTCGTGGGAACACGTACCTGGTGTCCAGCCGACTATCATGTTGGATGAACAGCTCGAGTGTGAATTGGCGGTTAAGCAAAGCTTATTATTCCTTGATGCGTTAGATCGTTTGGGTATCAAGACACCGGAGCTTGTTATGGTTGATCTGTGGTCTCCTGGTAACTGGGGAAGTGAGGAGGACGCTACGCTGCGGCTGGCTCGTCCACTTTGTTTCCTCCGCAATGATGAGAAGGATAACGGTTATGCCCGTCCACTTCCTCTTATTCCGATTGTGGACTTAAATAAGATGGAGGTCATACGTGTAGAGGAATATGAGTATACAAAAATTCCTTCACAAGAAGCTAATTACACACCCGATAGAATAGGTTCGCTACGAACGGGTATCAAGCCGATAGAAATTACGCAACCCGAAGGTCCGAGCTTTACAATAAATGGTCATGAGGTGGAGTGGCAGGATTGGAAGCTAAGAATCGGCTTTAATGCTAGAGAAGGCCTAACCCTTCATACGGTTTCTTATAATGATCAAGGACGAGAGAGACCTATTCTTTATCGGGCGGCACTCTCGGAGATGGTCGTGCCTTATGGTGATCCGGGCCCCATTCAAAACCGGAAAAATGCATTCGACAGTGGGGAATACGGCATTGGTCAGCTTGCAAATAGCCTGCAGCTGGGGTGTGATTGCGTTGGATATATTAAATATTTTGATGGGGTTATGGCGAATAGCAAAGGGGAGCTGTTTGTCATTCCTAACGCCATCTGTATGCATGAGGAGGATTATGGGATTCTATGGAAGCATACGAATTGGCGGACAAACGATGTAGAGGTCAGACGCTCACGCCGACTGGTCATCTCTTCTATCTCAACTGTTGCCAATTATGAGTACGGCTTCTTTTGGTATCTATACCAAGACGGCAATATTCAATTCGAAGTTAAATTGACAGGCATTTTGTCTACGGCGGGCCTGCATCCGGGTGAAGTGCCTAAATATGGTACGATGATCGGCTCCGATTTGTATGCTCCTAATCATCAGCATTTCTTTAACGTTAGAATGGATATGACGATAGATGGCAATGAAAACTCCGTTTATGAAGTAAACGTGGTACCTGAAGAGATTGGTGAAGGGAATCCCCGTGAGAATGCATTTTATGCGAAATCTACATTGTTAGAAACGGAAAAACAAGCGGTTCGAGACATCAAGCTGGAAACGGCTCGTTACTGGAAAATTGTTAATGACAATGTGAAGAATGATTGGGGACAATCCGTTGGTTATAAAATTGTAACCGGTGAAAATGGCTTTCCGTTCGCCTCAGAAAATTCTAGCTTAATTAAACGAGCCGGCTTCATCAAACATCATCTTTGGGTTACGCCTTATAACGAAGATGAAATTTATGCAGCAGGAAATTATCCCAATCAGCATATCGGCGGGACCGGATTGTCCAATTGGGTGGAGCAGGACCGGCCCGTTGCGAATAAGGATATTGTCGTTTGGTATACGATGGGTCACACTCACATTCCGCGTCCTGAGGACTGGCCAGTGATGCCAGCAGCATACATTGGTTTTATGCTGAAGCCGGTGGGCTTCTTTAATCAAAGTCCTGCAATTAATCTTCCTCCTTCTTCAACTAAGAAAAAGGGTTGCAGCAGTGAATTAAAAACGAGCAGCTGTCATAGCTAAAGGAGCTGGTCTGATGGTTCAGCGTATTCGTCGGATGGGTAGCTCTATGAAGTTTTCGACATTATCGCTCATTTCCGTTGGGGCCGTCTTGCTTCTGCATCTTGCCCATTTAGTGTCAGCTTCTTTTCTTGCTGGGACCTCCGTAACTATGCACTCGCATCATGGAGAAGCTGGAGGCAATTCTCCAGTGATGGAGATGATTAAACTCGCCGTGTATGTCGGAA
This portion of the Cohnella abietis genome encodes:
- a CDS encoding primary-amine oxidase, producing the protein MTQKTVKLGNHPLEPLNVDEVVAAVQILKSQQQLTDADRFVSVALKEPRKEEVLNFNPTKTFDREAFITVLNREDNAVYEAIVSINRNVVVSWEHVPGVQPTIMLDEQLECELAVKQSLLFLDALDRLGIKTPELVMVDLWSPGNWGSEEDATLRLARPLCFLRNDEKDNGYARPLPLIPIVDLNKMEVIRVEEYEYTKIPSQEANYTPDRIGSLRTGIKPIEITQPEGPSFTINGHEVEWQDWKLRIGFNAREGLTLHTVSYNDQGRERPILYRAALSEMVVPYGDPGPIQNRKNAFDSGEYGIGQLANSLQLGCDCVGYIKYFDGVMANSKGELFVIPNAICMHEEDYGILWKHTNWRTNDVEVRRSRRLVISSISTVANYEYGFFWYLYQDGNIQFEVKLTGILSTAGLHPGEVPKYGTMIGSDLYAPNHQHFFNVRMDMTIDGNENSVYEVNVVPEEIGEGNPRENAFYAKSTLLETEKQAVRDIKLETARYWKIVNDNVKNDWGQSVGYKIVTGENGFPFASENSSLIKRAGFIKHHLWVTPYNEDEIYAAGNYPNQHIGGTGLSNWVEQDRPVANKDIVVWYTMGHTHIPRPEDWPVMPAAYIGFMLKPVGFFNQSPAINLPPSSTKKKGCSSELKTSSCHS